From a single Lineus longissimus chromosome 16, tnLinLong1.2, whole genome shotgun sequence genomic region:
- the LOC135500812 gene encoding uncharacterized protein LOC135500812: protein MDIKRFRSITHLTRVTALVLKFTKLMKGDKDSRAPIKVKDLIQAENIWLQALQSDIYHQEIQAINGVRVRAPLVRQLRLFLDDNGILRVGGRLQNAPLDYVTKFPALLPRVHDFTGLIVQRAHRIVLHSGIQATTTNIRHSYWIPQIRNVVKSVLRNCVICKKLTGKPFRSPISPPLQSFRVQDAPPFEITGIDFTGHLFVITPTQEKKVYVCLFTCAVTRGIHLEIVNDMSTISFLNAFRRFAARRSLPAKIISDNATTFLSAAEEIKRLEQYMQNNHVTWHFIPKRAPWFGGFWERLIGLTKLSLKKVLGRARVDLDELNTITAEIEATLNDRPITYVSDGEPLTPAHLMHGRLLRTLPRHLEDEDATFQIRENTGQRNLEKRAQRLNQIFKHFRQRWRNEYLTALRERHLQNVKYAPTENAIKVGDIVLVHDDIKKRIDWTLARVTKLVFGNDGFVRSAEIKTKHGTTNRPITKLYPLEVRATEELNIDIDIGKDNSAKPAMQDNIAPNPTQTTRPKRKAAVKANKLVANWLQDSDLD, encoded by the coding sequence ATGGATATCAAGCGATTCAGATCCATCACGCACCTCACGCGAGTTACCGCCTTAGTACTTAAATTCACGAAACTCATGAAGGGAGATAAGGACAGTCGCGCGCCAATCAAAGTTAAGGACCTCATTCAAGCAGAAAACATCTGGTTGCAAGCCCTTCAAAGTGACATttatcatcaagaaatacaagcGATTAATGGCGTACGAGTCAGAGCTCCCCTAGTTCGACAACTCCGTCTGTTTTTGGACGATAACGGGATCCTGAGAGTTGGAGGGAGATTGCAAAATGCACCACTGGATTACGTAACCAAATTTCCCGCACTCTTACCACGCGTTCATGATTTCACCGGACTCATCGTTCAGCGCGCCCATCGCATCGTGCTTCATTCGGGCATACAGGCTACCACCACCAACATTAGACACTCATACTGGATACCGCAAATACGTAACGTAGTGAAATCTGTACTTCGCAACTGCGTAATCTGTAAGAAGCTTACAGGCAAGCCGTTCAGATCACCGATATCTCCACCACTTCAGAGCTTCCGAGTGCAGGACGCTCCGCCTTTCGAGATAACTGGCATTGACTTTACCGGTCACCTCTTCGTGATAACACCTACACAGGAGAAAAAGGTATATGTCTGTTTATTTACCTGCGCCGTCACACGTGGCATACATCTGGAGATTGTCAATGATATGTCtaccatttcatttctgaaCGCATTTCGCCGATTCGCCGCCAGGAGATCACTTCCGGCTAAAATCATTTCGGATAACGCAACAACATTTCTCTCAGCCGCGGAGGAAATTAAGAGACTAGAACAATATATGCAGAATAACCATGTGACATGGCACTTTATTCCCAAACGCGCACCCTGGTTCGGGGGTTTCTGGGAACGTTTGATAGGACTAACCAAACTCTCCCTTAAAAAGGTATTGGGACGTGCCCGCGTAGATTTGGATGAATTGAACACTATTACCGCAGAAATAGAAGCAACACTGAATGATAGGCCAATCACTTATGTTAGCGACGGGGAACCACTGACACCAGCTCATCTCATGCATGGACGCCTGCTCAGAACCTTACCGCGCCATCTAGAGGACGAAGATGCAACCTTCCAAATACGGGAGAATACCGGACAACGAAATCTCGAGAAACGTGCTCAACGTCTGAATCAAATATTCAAACACTTCCGGCAACGGTGGCGCAATGAGTATCTTACCGCTTTAAGAGAAAGGCACTTGCAAAATGTCAAATACGCTCCGACTGAAAACGCAATCAAAGTCGGTGATATCGTtcttgttcatgatgacattaaGAAACGTATTGACTGGACATTAGCTAGAGTCACCAAACTCGTCTTCGGCAACGATGGTTTCGTACGCAGCGccgaaatcaaaacaaaacatgggacTACCAACAGGCCCATAACAAAGCTGTATCCGCTTGAAGTTCGAGCAACAGAAGAACtgaacattgacattgacattggtaAAGACAACTCGGCTAAACC